From the Pseudomonas putida genome, one window contains:
- a CDS encoding ABC transporter permease, whose translation MEPMTTPSATLDTSCQPACLRIAGDWTLAHYASLRRDSERLRTQYGADTAVDLSQLGRLDTAGASLLAELLGSERLSHCTHGLPEASRALLKNVYCSVQDYCIPIKEPERNVLLVLLERIGCAVGTLWQDTMQLLGFLGLIIETLLRRLLQPHRWRVTPVIAHIEQTGLDAAPIIALLTFLVGAVVAFLGATVLANFGATVFTVDLVAFSFLREFAVLLTAILMAGRTASAFTAQIGSMKANEEIDAIRTLGLNPIELLVVPRVLALLISLPLLTFVAMICGIVGGAVVCALSLGISPAMFLSLLQSDIGVQHFLVGLAKAPVFAFLIAAIGCLEGFKVSGSAESVGAHTTSSVVQSIFVVIVLDAVAALFCMEMGW comes from the coding sequence ATGGAGCCTATGACCACCCCCAGCGCCACTCTGGACACCAGCTGCCAGCCGGCCTGCCTGCGGATTGCCGGTGACTGGACCCTGGCCCACTACGCCAGCCTCAGGCGCGACAGCGAACGCCTGCGCACGCAGTACGGCGCCGATACCGCCGTCGACCTCAGCCAGCTGGGCCGCCTGGACACCGCCGGTGCCTCGCTGCTGGCCGAGCTGCTAGGCTCCGAGCGCCTCTCGCACTGCACTCACGGCCTGCCTGAAGCCAGCCGCGCCCTGCTCAAGAATGTCTACTGCTCGGTGCAGGACTACTGCATCCCGATCAAGGAGCCCGAGCGCAACGTGCTGCTGGTGCTGCTGGAGCGCATCGGTTGCGCGGTCGGCACGCTGTGGCAGGACACCATGCAGTTGCTCGGCTTCCTCGGCCTGATCATCGAGACCCTGCTACGCCGCCTGCTGCAGCCACACCGCTGGCGCGTCACCCCGGTGATCGCGCACATCGAGCAGACCGGGCTGGACGCCGCCCCCATCATCGCCTTGCTGACCTTCCTGGTGGGCGCCGTGGTGGCCTTCCTCGGTGCCACGGTGCTGGCCAATTTTGGTGCAACGGTGTTCACCGTCGACCTGGTGGCCTTCTCGTTCCTGCGCGAATTCGCCGTGCTGCTGACCGCAATCCTCATGGCCGGGCGCACTGCCAGTGCCTTCACCGCACAGATCGGCTCGATGAAGGCCAATGAAGAGATCGACGCCATCCGCACCCTGGGCCTCAACCCGATCGAACTGCTGGTGGTGCCGCGGGTACTGGCGCTGCTGATCTCGCTGCCGTTGCTGACCTTCGTCGCGATGATCTGCGGCATCGTCGGGGGTGCGGTAGTCTGCGCCCTGTCACTGGGCATCTCGCCGGCCATGTTCCTGTCACTGCTGCAAAGCGACATCGGCGTGCAGCACTTCCTGGTCGGCCTGGCCAAGGCACCGGTCTTCGCCTTCCTGATCGCGGCCATCGGCTGCCTCGAAGGCTTCAAGGTCAGCGGCAGCGCCGAATCGGTCGGTGCCCACACCACCTCCAGCGTGGTGCAATCGATTTTCGTGGTCATCGTGCTGGATGCGGTGGCGGCTCTGTTCTGCATGGAGATGGGCTGGTGA
- a CDS encoding ABC transporter ATP-binding protein has protein sequence MSGREAVIEARGICNRFGSQVVHQDLDLDLYRGEILAVVGGSGSGKSVLLRSIIGLRRPNEGQVKVFGEDLAGMREEQRSLVERRFGVLFQKGALFSSLTVTENVALPLIEHAGLSRADAEHLAGVKLALAGLPISAADKYPASLSGGMIKRAALARALALDPDILFLDEPTAGLDPIGAAAFDQLILTLRDALGLSVFLITHDLDTLYTITDRVAVLSQKKVLVAGPLAEVEQTNDSWIHEYFHGPRGRAAEHAAASAGQER, from the coding sequence GTGAGTGGCCGGGAAGCGGTAATCGAGGCGCGGGGCATCTGCAATCGCTTCGGCAGCCAGGTGGTGCACCAGGACCTCGACCTGGACTTGTACCGCGGCGAAATCCTCGCGGTGGTCGGTGGATCGGGGAGCGGCAAGTCGGTGCTGCTGCGCAGCATCATCGGCCTGCGACGCCCCAACGAAGGGCAGGTCAAGGTATTCGGCGAAGACCTGGCCGGGATGCGCGAGGAACAACGTTCGCTGGTCGAGCGCCGCTTTGGCGTACTGTTCCAGAAAGGCGCACTGTTCTCGTCGTTGACCGTCACTGAAAACGTCGCCCTGCCGCTGATCGAGCATGCCGGCCTGTCGCGCGCCGATGCCGAGCATTTGGCCGGGGTCAAGCTGGCCTTGGCCGGCCTGCCCATCTCCGCCGCCGACAAGTACCCAGCCTCGCTCTCCGGCGGCATGATCAAGCGCGCAGCCCTGGCCCGCGCCCTGGCACTGGACCCGGACATCCTGTTCCTCGACGAACCCACCGCCGGCCTCGACCCGATCGGCGCCGCCGCCTTCGACCAATTGATCCTGACCCTGCGCGACGCCCTGGGCCTGAGCGTGTTCCTGATCACCCACGATCTCGACACTCTCTACACCATCACCGATCGCGTCGCCGTGTTGTCACAGAAGAAAGTACTGGTCGCAGGCCCCCTGGCCGAGGTCGAGCAGACCAACGACTCCTGGATCCACGAATATTTTCACGGCCCACGCGGGCGCGCAGCCGAACACGCCGCCGCCAGCGCCGGGCAGGAGCGCTGA
- a CDS encoding MlaD family protein, with protein METRAHHVLIGLVTVLVVAGAMLFGLWLTKSSVDDAFKDYEVIFNEAVSGLSRGSPVQYNGIKVGDVTSLRLDPKDPRRVLARVRLSGDTPVKEDTQAKLTLAGVTGNSFIQLTGGTPHSPELKGKDGKLPVIVASPSPISRLLNDSSDLVTNINLLLHNATQMFSDSNIEHLSNTLANLDQTTSAFANQNGGVSEAIAQLAQVGKQANATLAETQALMRNANGLLGTQGKQAIGSAEQAMQSLAESAATLNSLLQDNRQSIDDGAQGLNQLTPAIRELRETLNSLKGISRRLEADPSGYLLGRDNNKEFQP; from the coding sequence ATGGAAACCCGAGCTCATCACGTCCTGATTGGCCTGGTCACCGTTCTGGTGGTGGCCGGCGCCATGCTGTTCGGCCTGTGGCTGACCAAGTCCAGCGTCGACGACGCCTTCAAGGATTACGAAGTGATCTTTAACGAAGCGGTCTCGGGCCTGTCCCGCGGCAGCCCGGTGCAATACAACGGCATCAAGGTCGGCGATGTCACCAGCCTGCGCCTGGACCCGAAGGACCCACGCCGGGTGCTCGCCCGTGTGCGCCTGAGCGGTGATACCCCGGTCAAGGAAGATACCCAGGCCAAGCTGACCCTGGCCGGGGTCACCGGCAACTCGTTCATCCAGCTCACCGGCGGCACTCCGCACAGCCCGGAGCTCAAGGGCAAGGATGGCAAGCTGCCAGTGATCGTCGCCTCGCCGTCGCCGATCTCCCGCCTGCTCAACGACAGCAGCGACCTGGTGACCAACATCAACCTGTTGCTGCACAACGCCACGCAGATGTTCTCGGACAGCAACATCGAGCACCTGAGCAACACCCTGGCCAACCTCGACCAGACCACAAGCGCATTCGCCAACCAGAACGGCGGTGTCAGCGAGGCGATCGCCCAGCTGGCCCAGGTCGGCAAGCAGGCCAACGCCACCCTGGCCGAAACCCAGGCACTGATGCGCAACGCCAACGGCCTGCTCGGCACCCAGGGCAAACAGGCCATTGGCAGCGCCGAGCAGGCCATGCAGTCGCTGGCCGAAAGCGCCGCGACCCTCAACAGCCTGCTGCAGGACAACCGCCAGTCCATCGACGACGGCGCCCAGGGGCTCAACCAGCTGACCCCGGCCATCCGCGAGCTGCGCGAAACCCTCAACTCGCTGAAGGGCATTTCCCGGCGCCTGGAGGCCGACCCGAGCGGCTACCTGCTTGGCCGTGATAACAACAAGGAGTTCCAGCCATGA
- a CDS encoding ABC-type transport auxiliary lipoprotein family protein — translation MTPSLRLLALAATLSLASACSILPQSEPVDTYRLPVNQASHAASPVDWSLRLNKPLASEVLAGPRIAVIPQGDVISSYKGARWSDPVPLLVRNRLLDGFQRDGRVQRLSADDSNLQADYELSGELQAFQSEYQPGGKVEVVIRYDVRLVQGRSQRILSSKRFEVRQPLADTQVSAVVAGFGAASDQLAGQVVNWTVAQSALAQAKNQ, via the coding sequence ATGACCCCATCGCTGCGCCTGTTGGCCCTGGCAGCCACCCTGAGCCTGGCCAGCGCTTGCTCGATCCTGCCGCAGAGCGAACCGGTGGATACCTACCGCCTGCCAGTCAACCAGGCCAGCCATGCTGCCAGCCCGGTGGACTGGTCGCTGCGCCTGAACAAGCCGCTGGCCAGCGAAGTGCTGGCCGGGCCACGAATCGCCGTGATTCCTCAAGGCGATGTGATCAGCAGCTACAAGGGCGCCCGCTGGAGCGACCCGGTGCCGTTGCTGGTGCGCAACCGCCTGCTCGATGGTTTCCAGCGTGACGGCCGGGTGCAGCGGCTGAGTGCTGACGACAGCAACCTGCAGGCCGACTACGAACTGAGCGGCGAGCTGCAGGCGTTCCAGAGCGAATACCAACCGGGGGGCAAGGTGGAAGTGGTGATCCGCTACGACGTACGCCTGGTGCAAGGCCGCAGCCAACGCATCCTAAGCAGCAAGCGCTTCGAAGTGCGCCAGCCACTGGCAGATACTCAGGTGTCAGCCGTGGTCGCCGGCTTTGGCGCGGCCAGCGATCAGCTGGCCGGGCAGGTGGTGAACTGGACCGTGGCGCAGAGCGCGCTGGCTCAGGCAAAGAACCAGTAG
- a CDS encoding nucleoside recognition domain-containing protein, whose product MLNGLWLGFFLVAAVSALAQWLVGGNAGIFAAMVESIFAMAKLSVEVMVLLFGTLTLWLGFLKIAEKAGIVEWLAKVLGPLFARLMPEVPPGHPALGLITMNFAANGLGLDNAATPIGLKAMRALQELNPSSTTASNAQILFLVLNASSLTLLPVTIFMYRAQQGATDPTLVFLPILLATSASTLVGLLSVAVMQRLRLWDPVVLAYLIPGALLLGGFMAFLGTLSAAALASLSSILGNLTLFGVIILFLVIGALKRVQVYETFVEGAKEGFDVAKSLLPYLVAMLVAVGVLRASGALELALDGIRHAVNWMGLDTRFVEGLPTALVKPFSGSAARAMLIETMQTHGVDSFPALVAATIQGSTETTFYVVAVYFGAVGIQRVRHAVGCALLAELSGVIAAICVCYWFFA is encoded by the coding sequence ATGCTCAACGGCCTTTGGCTCGGCTTTTTCCTGGTGGCGGCTGTCTCCGCCCTGGCCCAATGGCTGGTCGGTGGCAATGCCGGCATCTTCGCCGCGATGGTCGAGAGTATCTTCGCCATGGCCAAGCTGTCGGTGGAGGTCATGGTCCTGCTGTTCGGCACCCTGACCCTGTGGCTGGGCTTTCTCAAGATCGCCGAAAAGGCCGGCATCGTCGAATGGCTGGCCAAGGTGCTCGGGCCGCTGTTCGCCCGCCTGATGCCGGAAGTACCACCCGGCCACCCGGCCCTGGGCCTGATCACCATGAACTTCGCCGCCAATGGCCTGGGCCTGGACAACGCCGCCACGCCGATCGGCCTCAAGGCCATGCGCGCGCTGCAGGAACTCAACCCCAGCAGCACCACGGCCAGCAACGCGCAGATCCTGTTCCTGGTGCTCAACGCCTCGTCGCTGACGCTGTTGCCGGTGACCATCTTCATGTACCGCGCCCAGCAAGGTGCCACCGACCCTACCCTGGTGTTCTTGCCGATCCTGCTGGCGACCAGTGCCTCGACCCTGGTCGGCCTGCTATCGGTGGCGGTGATGCAGCGCCTGCGCCTGTGGGACCCGGTGGTACTCGCCTACCTGATCCCCGGTGCGCTGCTGCTGGGCGGCTTCATGGCGTTCCTGGGCACCTTGTCGGCCGCAGCGCTGGCCAGCCTGTCGTCGATCCTCGGCAACCTGACGTTGTTCGGGGTGATCATCCTGTTCCTGGTGATCGGCGCGCTGAAGCGGGTGCAGGTGTACGAAACCTTCGTTGAAGGTGCCAAGGAAGGTTTCGATGTGGCCAAGAGCCTGCTGCCCTACCTGGTGGCAATGCTGGTGGCGGTGGGCGTGCTGCGCGCTTCGGGCGCACTCGAACTGGCCCTGGACGGCATCCGCCACGCGGTCAACTGGATGGGCCTGGATACCCGCTTCGTCGAGGGCCTGCCCACCGCGCTGGTCAAGCCGTTCTCGGGCAGTGCGGCGCGGGCCATGCTGATCGAGACCATGCAGACTCACGGCGTCGACAGCTTCCCGGCCTTGGTGGCCGCGACCATTCAGGGCAGCACCGAAACCACCTTCTACGTGGTGGCGGTGTATTTCGGCGCAGTCGGCATCCAGCGGGTGCGCCATGCCGTCGGCTGTGCCTTGCTGGCCGAGCTGTCCGGTGTAATCGCCGCCATCTGCGTCTGCTACTGGTTCTTTGCCTGA
- the gltP gene encoding glutamate/aspartate:proton symporter GltP, translating into MKKAKLSLAWQIVIGLLLGVAVGALLNHFSAEKAWWISNVLQPAGDIFIRLIKMIVVPIVISSLIVGIAGVGDAKKLGSIGLKTILYFEVVTTIAIVVGLVLANLFHPGAGIDMSTLGTVDISKYQATAAEVQHEHAFIETLLNLIPSNIFAALMRGEMLPIIFFSVMFGLGLSSLQADLREPLVRTFQAVSETMFKVTHMIMNYAPIGVFALIAVTVANFGFSSLLPLAKLVLLVYFAIAFFAFMVLGLVARLFGFSVIKIMRIMKDELILAYSTSSSETVLPRVIEKMEKYGAPKSICSFVVPTGYSFNLDGSTLYQSIAAIFIAQLYGIDLSWSQQLLLVLTLMVTSKGIAGVPGVSFVVLLATLGSVGIPLEGLAFIAGVDRIMDMARTALNVIGNALAALVIARWEGMYDAAKGEKYYASLMADKQEAALVGEAAKR; encoded by the coding sequence ATGAAGAAGGCAAAACTGAGCCTCGCCTGGCAGATCGTCATCGGTCTGCTCCTGGGCGTTGCAGTCGGCGCGCTGCTGAACCACTTCAGCGCGGAAAAGGCCTGGTGGATCAGCAACGTCCTCCAGCCCGCCGGTGACATCTTCATTCGCCTGATCAAGATGATCGTCGTCCCGATCGTGATTTCGTCGCTGATCGTGGGTATCGCCGGGGTTGGCGATGCGAAGAAACTGGGCAGCATCGGCCTGAAGACCATCCTCTACTTCGAGGTGGTGACTACCATCGCCATCGTTGTCGGCCTGGTGTTGGCCAACCTGTTCCACCCGGGCGCCGGTATCGACATGAGCACCCTGGGTACCGTCGACATCTCCAAGTACCAGGCCACCGCAGCCGAAGTGCAGCATGAACACGCGTTCATCGAGACCCTGCTCAACCTGATTCCGTCGAACATCTTCGCAGCGCTGATGCGTGGCGAAATGCTGCCGATCATCTTCTTCTCGGTGATGTTCGGCCTCGGACTGTCGAGCCTGCAGGCCGACTTGCGCGAGCCGCTGGTGCGTACCTTCCAGGCCGTGTCGGAAACCATGTTCAAGGTCACCCACATGATCATGAACTACGCCCCGATCGGCGTGTTCGCCCTGATCGCCGTGACCGTTGCCAACTTCGGCTTCAGCTCGCTGCTGCCGCTGGCCAAGCTGGTGCTGCTGGTGTACTTCGCCATCGCCTTCTTCGCCTTCATGGTGCTGGGCCTGGTGGCGCGCCTGTTCGGCTTCTCGGTGATCAAGATCATGCGCATCATGAAAGATGAGCTGATCCTCGCCTACTCCACCTCCAGCTCCGAGACCGTGCTGCCGCGCGTGATCGAGAAGATGGAGAAGTACGGTGCGCCGAAGTCGATCTGCTCGTTCGTGGTGCCGACCGGCTACTCGTTCAACCTCGACGGTTCGACCTTGTACCAGAGCATCGCGGCCATCTTCATCGCCCAGCTGTACGGCATCGACCTGTCCTGGAGCCAGCAGCTGCTGCTGGTGCTGACCCTGATGGTCACCTCCAAAGGCATCGCAGGTGTACCGGGCGTGTCCTTCGTGGTGCTGCTGGCGACTTTGGGCAGTGTGGGCATTCCGCTGGAAGGCCTGGCCTTCATCGCCGGTGTCGACCGCATCATGGACATGGCGCGTACCGCCCTGAACGTGATCGGCAACGCCCTGGCGGCCCTGGTGATTGCACGTTGGGAAGGCATGTACGACGCGGCCAAGGGCGAGAAGTACTACGCCTCGCTGATGGCAGACAAGCAGGAAGCTGCCTTGGTTGGCGAAGCCGCCAAGCGCTGA
- a CDS encoding inhibitor of vertebrate lysozyme family protein: MSRKLYAALAAAALMSGGSAAVLAANDGQVRVEQLLGSDPEYRETWQDTIKGEERLPDWVINLSGSGQEQMSAVTEDGDKYLVGPLCESPQNCTYKRLIVAFSWDKDDAYGMLVEVPEGLPSDKSPTRHAQYRWLGKPDDGMKAMLQEQLKRDLNWY; encoded by the coding sequence ATGAGCAGGAAGCTATACGCAGCCCTGGCTGCTGCTGCCTTGATGTCGGGCGGTAGTGCAGCGGTGCTGGCGGCCAACGATGGCCAGGTCCGGGTCGAGCAGTTGCTCGGCTCGGACCCCGAATACCGGGAAACCTGGCAAGACACGATCAAGGGCGAGGAACGCTTGCCTGACTGGGTGATCAACCTGAGCGGCAGCGGCCAGGAGCAGATGTCAGCAGTGACCGAAGACGGCGACAAGTATCTGGTCGGCCCGCTGTGCGAGTCACCGCAGAACTGCACCTACAAGCGCCTGATCGTGGCGTTCAGCTGGGACAAGGACGACGCCTACGGGATGTTGGTGGAAGTACCCGAAGGCTTGCCGAGTGACAAATCGCCAACCCGCCACGCGCAGTACCGCTGGCTGGGTAAGCCGGACGACGGCATGAAGGCGATGTTGCAGGAGCAACTCAAGCGTGACCTGAATTGGTACTGA
- a CDS encoding DUF1328 domain-containing protein, whose amino-acid sequence MLSWAVTFLIIAIVAAVLGFGGIAGAATGIAKILFIVFLVLFVASFFFGRGRG is encoded by the coding sequence ATGCTTAGCTGGGCTGTCACTTTCCTCATCATCGCCATTGTTGCCGCTGTGCTCGGCTTCGGTGGTATCGCTGGCGCCGCTACGGGTATCGCGAAGATCCTGTTCATTGTCTTCCTGGTCCTGTTCGTAGCCTCCTTCTTCTTTGGACGTGGTCGAGGTTGA
- a CDS encoding BON domain-containing protein: MSLTIRMAVLSATLLSVCTAASADPVQDARLEGSLQTALALNQMLNPFRIKVEVDGQQARLSGEVENGVERELAEQLALATRGIEQVDNQLRVNAELVERPLELRAYAQRLEDATLAAVIRARLLWSKATEKSPIEVQSENGVVTLRGKVDSAEAKELAGVVARTTDGVHLVNNLVSMDTAAMAKARETPVDATSGAQPSDGWVVDKIQTSFRFSRNLDGLNIKVASEQGMVRLTGEVVSSEQKTIAVDIAMQIIGVRGVDADLLKVATKVEG, encoded by the coding sequence GTGTCCCTTACCATCCGAATGGCCGTGTTGTCGGCCACCCTGCTGTCCGTTTGCACAGCTGCGTCAGCCGACCCTGTTCAGGACGCCCGCCTGGAGGGCTCGCTGCAAACCGCGCTGGCCCTCAACCAGATGCTCAATCCGTTCCGCATCAAGGTCGAGGTCGATGGCCAGCAGGCTCGCCTTTCCGGTGAAGTCGAGAACGGCGTCGAGCGCGAGTTGGCCGAGCAGCTGGCCCTGGCCACACGCGGTATCGAGCAGGTCGACAACCAGTTGCGGGTCAACGCCGAACTGGTCGAGCGCCCGCTGGAGCTGCGTGCCTACGCCCAGCGGTTGGAGGATGCGACATTGGCGGCGGTGATCCGCGCCCGATTGTTGTGGAGCAAGGCCACGGAGAAATCACCTATCGAGGTGCAAAGCGAAAATGGCGTAGTGACATTGCGTGGAAAAGTCGACAGTGCCGAGGCCAAGGAGCTGGCAGGTGTGGTGGCGCGCACCACCGACGGCGTGCACCTGGTCAACAACCTCGTCAGCATGGATACCGCAGCCATGGCGAAGGCAAGGGAAACCCCCGTTGACGCTACGAGTGGGGCGCAGCCGAGCGACGGCTGGGTGGTTGACAAGATTCAGACCAGCTTCCGCTTCAGCCGCAATCTGGACGGCCTGAACATCAAGGTGGCCAGCGAACAAGGCATGGTCCGGCTGACCGGAGAGGTGGTCAGCAGCGAGCAGAAGACCATCGCCGTGGATATCGCGATGCAGATCATCGGTGTGCGGGGTGTCGACGCCGATCTGCTCAAAGTGGCAACCAAGGTCGAGGGCTGA
- the algB gene encoding sigma-54-dependent response regulator transcription factor AlgB: MESAQDNQGRILLVDDESAILRTFRYCLEDEGYSVATANSAAQADALLQRQVFDLCFLDLRLGEDNGLDVLAQMRIQAPWMRVVIVTAHSAIDTAVDAIQAGAADYLVKPCSPDQLRLATAKQLEVRQLSARLEALEGEVRKPKDGLDSHSPAMMAVLETARQVASTDANILILGESGTGKGELARAIHGWSKRARKACVTINCPSLNAELMESELFGHTRGAFTGASESTLGRVNQADGGTLFLDEIGDFPLTLQPKLLRFIQDKEYERVGDPVTRRADVRILAATNLNLDDMVRENRFREDLLYRLNVITLHLPPLRERSEDILTLADRFLARFVKEYSRPARGFSDEARSALLNYRWPGNIRELRNVIERASIICPQERVEISHLGMGEQPAGSAPKVGAAMSLDELERAHIGAVLATSDTLDQAAKTLGIDASTLYRKRKQYNL; encoded by the coding sequence ATGGAGTCAGCCCAGGACAACCAAGGCCGCATTCTGCTGGTGGATGACGAGTCCGCGATCCTGCGCACCTTCCGCTACTGCCTTGAAGACGAAGGCTACAGCGTGGCCACGGCCAACAGTGCTGCGCAGGCGGACGCATTGCTGCAGCGCCAGGTGTTCGACCTGTGCTTCCTCGACCTGCGCCTGGGCGAGGACAATGGTCTCGATGTGCTGGCGCAGATGCGTATTCAGGCCCCCTGGATGCGCGTGGTGATCGTCACCGCGCATTCGGCGATCGACACCGCCGTCGATGCCATCCAGGCCGGCGCCGCCGATTACCTGGTCAAACCCTGCAGCCCCGACCAGCTGCGCCTGGCCACCGCCAAGCAGCTGGAAGTCCGTCAACTGTCGGCGCGCCTGGAGGCCCTTGAAGGCGAAGTGCGCAAACCCAAGGACGGACTCGACTCACACAGCCCGGCGATGATGGCCGTGCTGGAAACCGCCCGCCAGGTGGCCAGTACCGATGCCAACATCCTCATTCTCGGTGAGTCGGGTACCGGCAAGGGCGAGCTGGCCCGTGCCATCCACGGCTGGAGCAAGCGGGCACGCAAAGCCTGCGTGACCATCAACTGCCCATCGCTGAACGCCGAGCTGATGGAGAGTGAATTGTTCGGCCATACCCGCGGGGCATTTACCGGTGCCAGCGAAAGCACTCTGGGTCGCGTCAACCAGGCGGACGGCGGCACGCTGTTCCTCGATGAAATCGGCGATTTCCCCCTGACCTTGCAGCCCAAGCTGCTGCGATTCATCCAGGACAAGGAGTACGAGCGGGTAGGCGACCCGGTCACCCGCCGCGCCGACGTGCGCATTCTCGCCGCGACCAACCTCAACCTTGATGACATGGTGCGCGAGAACCGCTTCCGCGAAGACCTGCTGTACCGCCTCAACGTCATTACCCTGCACCTGCCGCCGCTGCGCGAGCGCAGCGAGGACATCCTGACCCTGGCCGACCGCTTCCTGGCCCGCTTCGTCAAGGAATACTCCCGCCCGGCCCGTGGCTTCAGCGACGAGGCGCGCAGCGCGCTGCTCAACTACCGCTGGCCGGGCAACATCCGCGAACTGCGCAACGTGATCGAGCGCGCCAGCATCATCTGCCCGCAGGAGCGTGTGGAAATCAGCCACCTGGGAATGGGCGAACAACCGGCAGGCAGCGCGCCCAAGGTAGGCGCAGCCATGAGCCTGGACGAGCTGGAAC